One window from the genome of Sphingomicrobium arenosum encodes:
- a CDS encoding SH3 domain-containing protein, whose protein sequence is MAAPNGNAARSARPSSKPPIREFDLTGTSADLPDPTRHAYRKDLADVALAGRVIASHYAAPVARELRRDAPLRSEPDCDAELVIQLAAGDAFDLLDNRGGWVWGYAGPDRRVGYVKEEALV, encoded by the coding sequence ATGGCAGCGCCGAACGGCAACGCGGCTCGGTCCGCACGCCCGTCCTCGAAGCCACCCATTAGGGAGTTCGATCTCACGGGCACGTCGGCCGACCTGCCCGACCCGACCCGCCACGCCTATCGCAAGGATCTTGCCGATGTGGCGCTGGCGGGCCGCGTGATCGCTTCCCATTATGCCGCGCCCGTCGCCCGCGAACTGCGCCGCGACGCCCCGCTCCGCAGTGAACCCGATTGCGATGCCGAATTGGTCATCCAACTAGCCGCCGGCGACGCCTTCGATCTCCTCGACAATCGCGGCGGCTGGGTGTGGGGCTATGCCGGACCCGACCGCCGCGTCGGCTATGTCAAGGAAGAAGCGCTGGTCTGA
- the mltG gene encoding endolytic transglycosylase MltG has translation MIRKLVFLALVLIGAAAAFLAFSWWSAGPTKEETGIIVAEGTGIGALGQELAEQGQIGLSPSLWRLNARLFGGGDPIQAGEFTIPPGTSAADILDIIQHGRPVQRFVTIPEGMPSILVQERVQATDLLTGDAPLPPEGTVLPQTYSFQRGDSRAAVIARMQEAMSDTLEELWPTRTSRSVVETPAEAVILASIVEKETAKASERRMVAGVYSNRLRIGMKLDADPTVIYPVTKGKPLGRRIRRSELNDVNDYNTYAMAGLPAGPIANPGRESIAAVLDPQETDALYFVADGTGGHIFADTLEEHNRNVAKWYALRRQRGEM, from the coding sequence TTGATCAGGAAGCTCGTCTTTCTCGCCCTCGTCCTCATCGGGGCGGCGGCGGCCTTCCTGGCCTTCAGCTGGTGGAGCGCAGGCCCCACCAAGGAGGAAACGGGGATCATCGTTGCCGAGGGCACCGGCATCGGGGCGCTGGGGCAGGAGTTGGCGGAGCAGGGTCAGATCGGCCTGTCGCCGAGCCTGTGGCGCCTCAATGCGCGCTTGTTCGGCGGGGGCGACCCCATCCAGGCGGGCGAGTTCACCATTCCGCCGGGCACCAGCGCGGCGGACATTCTCGACATCATCCAGCACGGCCGCCCGGTCCAACGCTTCGTCACCATCCCCGAGGGCATGCCCTCGATCCTGGTGCAGGAGCGGGTGCAGGCGACCGACCTGCTCACCGGCGATGCGCCGCTGCCGCCCGAGGGGACGGTGTTGCCGCAAACCTACAGTTTCCAGCGGGGCGACAGCCGCGCCGCAGTCATCGCCCGGATGCAGGAAGCGATGAGCGACACGCTGGAGGAGCTGTGGCCGACGCGGACCAGCCGCAGCGTGGTCGAGACGCCCGCCGAGGCGGTGATCCTCGCCTCGATCGTCGAAAAGGAAACCGCCAAGGCGTCGGAGCGGCGCATGGTGGCGGGGGTCTATTCCAACCGGCTGCGGATCGGGATGAAACTCGATGCCGACCCGACGGTCATCTATCCGGTGACCAAGGGCAAGCCGCTGGGGCGGCGGATTCGTCGGTCAGAATTGAACGACGTCAACGATTACAACACCTATGCGATGGCGGGGCTGCCCGCCGGGCCGATCGCCAATCCGGGCCGCGAAAGCATCGCGGCGGTGCTCGATCCGCAAGAGACCGATGCGCTCTATTTCGTCGCCGACGGGACGGGCGGGCATATTTTCGCCGATACGCTGGAGGAGCATAATCGCAACGTCGCCAAATGGTATGCGCTGCGCCGCCAGCGGGGCGAGATGTAG
- the fabF gene encoding beta-ketoacyl-ACP synthase II, with translation MRRVVVTGLGLVTPLGGDVETSWKNILAGKSGAGKITRFDTEGHKCHIACEVKPADHEYGFDADKRVDSKVQRQVDPFIVYGIDAAGQAIEDAGLTEMPEEMKVRAGCSIGSGIGGLPGIEKESLVLAEKGPGRVSPHFVHGRLINLISGQVSIKYGLKGPNHAVVTACSTGAHSIGDAARMIRDDDADIMLAGGAEATICPIGIAGFAQARALSTNFNDCPEKASRPYDKDRDGFVMGEGAGVVVLEEYEHAKKRGAKIYAEVVGYGLSGDAYHVTAPHPDGDGAFRSMEMALKKAGMTPADVDYINAHGTSTPLGDELELGAVRKLFGDELDHVSMSSTKSAIGHLLGGAGAVESIFCILSIRDQIVPPTLNLDNPSEGVAGVDLVPNEAKKREVRAALNNSFGFGGTNASLVMKKVED, from the coding sequence ATGCGGCGCGTCGTCGTTACCGGTCTCGGCCTCGTCACCCCTCTTGGCGGTGATGTCGAGACCAGCTGGAAGAACATCCTCGCGGGCAAGTCGGGGGCGGGCAAGATCACCCGCTTCGACACCGAAGGCCACAAGTGCCACATCGCCTGCGAAGTGAAGCCTGCGGACCACGAATATGGCTTCGATGCCGACAAGCGCGTCGACAGCAAGGTCCAGCGCCAGGTCGATCCGTTCATCGTCTACGGCATCGATGCCGCGGGCCAGGCGATCGAGGATGCCGGGCTCACCGAAATGCCCGAGGAAATGAAGGTCCGCGCTGGCTGTTCGATCGGGTCGGGGATCGGCGGACTGCCAGGGATCGAGAAAGAGAGCCTCGTGCTTGCCGAAAAGGGGCCGGGCCGCGTTTCGCCGCACTTCGTTCACGGCCGTCTTATCAACCTCATCTCGGGCCAGGTCTCGATCAAATATGGCCTGAAGGGGCCGAATCATGCGGTCGTCACCGCCTGCTCGACGGGTGCGCATTCGATCGGTGATGCGGCGCGGATGATCCGCGACGACGATGCCGACATCATGCTCGCGGGCGGCGCCGAGGCGACCATCTGCCCGATCGGCATTGCCGGCTTCGCACAGGCTCGTGCGCTCTCGACCAATTTCAACGACTGCCCCGAAAAGGCGTCGCGCCCTTATGACAAGGACCGCGACGGCTTCGTCATGGGCGAAGGTGCCGGCGTGGTCGTGCTCGAGGAATATGAGCATGCCAAGAAGCGCGGTGCGAAGATTTATGCCGAGGTGGTGGGCTATGGCTTGTCGGGCGATGCCTATCACGTCACCGCCCCGCATCCCGATGGCGACGGCGCGTTCCGCTCGATGGAGATGGCGCTGAAGAAGGCCGGCATGACGCCTGCCGACGTCGATTATATCAACGCCCACGGCACCTCGACGCCGCTCGGCGACGAGCTCGAGCTCGGCGCGGTGCGCAAGTTGTTCGGTGACGAGCTCGACCATGTGTCGATGAGCTCGACCAAGTCGGCGATCGGACATCTCCTCGGTGGTGCCGGCGCGGTGGAGAGCATTTTCTGCATTCTGTCGATCCGCGACCAGATCGTGCCGCCCACGCTCAACCTCGACAATCCGTCGGAAGGCGTGGCGGGGGTCGACCTCGTTCCCAACGAGGCCAAGAAGCGCGAAGTGCGCGCGGCCCTGAACAACAGTTTCGGCTTTGGCGGGACCAATGCCAGCCTGGTGATGAAGAAGGTCGAGGACTAG
- a CDS encoding acyl carrier protein, with the protein MSDTADRVKKIVVEHLGVDAEKVTEDARFIDDLGADSLDIVELVMAFEEEFGVEIPDDAAEDIATVKDAITYIEKNKG; encoded by the coding sequence ATGAGCGATACTGCCGATCGGGTGAAGAAGATCGTCGTCGAGCATCTCGGCGTTGACGCCGAAAAGGTGACCGAAGATGCCCGCTTCATCGACGATCTGGGTGCGGACAGCCTCGACATCGTCGAACTGGTGATGGCCTTCGAGGAAGAGTTTGGCGTCGAAATCCCCGACGATGCGGCCGAAGACATCGCCACCGTAAAGGATGCGATCACCTACATCGAGAAGAACAAGGGCTAA